The Paeniglutamicibacter sulfureus genome includes a region encoding these proteins:
- a CDS encoding DUF2079 domain-containing protein → MPNNTPAPVSRAQKLQLGTAMVLAGVLYVAHSFLRFANFESRGYDLGIFDQAARQYAMFKAPIVPIKGVDFNLLGDHFHPILALLAPFYWIWNDPRMLGIVLTLLLISTAIPVYLFTRPRFGHLGALLTASAMLLWWPFQAIVNWEFHEVAFGVPIMAWIIWAFDRSRHWLVVGLSAVLLLVREDMGITIVAIGIVMLFHKQCAKAALLAAAGLGGYVAVTSYLIPLFSPAGEFTYWQYTALGASAGAAILFLLTHPFQSIAILFDHELKVALWLLSFLPLALLPLASPYVILGAPMLLSRLFNDRLNTWAPVYQYDAIMAPILILSAVHVLGKLMERFGWKKIRVIAPAWLLAFALVGTLFFHSVFPLGRTLTGANWAPGTLVAAKERAVAMIPDGVCVEAADTLVPHLTTRTYVGMHGDIGTELSNWMIIDFNEQELGGWDPLSPPQALERAHALGFEEVAPLDEGLLVLHRDIPVAPVCSEYLGR, encoded by the coding sequence ATGCCCAACAACACCCCCGCTCCCGTGAGCCGCGCCCAGAAACTGCAACTGGGAACGGCAATGGTCCTCGCGGGGGTGTTGTACGTTGCGCACTCTTTCCTGCGTTTTGCCAACTTCGAATCCCGCGGCTACGACCTGGGCATCTTCGACCAGGCGGCCCGGCAGTACGCCATGTTCAAGGCACCGATCGTGCCGATCAAGGGCGTGGACTTCAACCTGCTGGGCGACCACTTCCACCCGATCCTGGCGCTGCTGGCACCGTTCTACTGGATCTGGAACGACCCTCGGATGCTGGGCATCGTCCTGACGCTGCTGCTCATTTCCACCGCGATCCCCGTCTACCTGTTCACCAGGCCGCGCTTCGGGCACCTCGGCGCCCTGCTCACCGCCTCGGCGATGCTGCTGTGGTGGCCGTTCCAGGCGATCGTGAACTGGGAATTCCACGAGGTTGCGTTCGGCGTGCCGATCATGGCGTGGATCATCTGGGCCTTCGACCGCTCCCGCCACTGGCTGGTTGTGGGCCTGTCCGCCGTGCTGCTGCTGGTGCGCGAGGACATGGGCATCACCATCGTGGCCATCGGCATCGTCATGCTCTTCCATAAGCAGTGCGCCAAGGCCGCGCTGCTGGCGGCCGCAGGCCTGGGCGGCTACGTGGCTGTCACCAGCTACCTGATTCCGCTCTTCTCCCCCGCCGGTGAATTCACCTACTGGCAGTACACCGCCCTGGGCGCCAGCGCCGGGGCGGCGATCCTCTTCCTGCTGACCCACCCGTTCCAGTCGATCGCCATCCTGTTCGACCACGAGCTCAAGGTCGCGCTGTGGCTGCTGAGCTTCCTGCCGCTGGCCCTGTTGCCGCTGGCCTCCCCGTACGTCATCCTGGGTGCGCCGATGCTGCTGAGCCGGCTGTTCAACGACCGCCTGAACACCTGGGCTCCGGTGTACCAATACGACGCGATCATGGCCCCGATCCTCATCCTCTCCGCCGTGCACGTGCTGGGCAAGCTCATGGAGCGCTTCGGCTGGAAAAAAATCCGGGTCATTGCACCGGCCTGGCTGCTGGCTTTCGCGCTGGTCGGCACGTTGTTCTTCCATTCGGTGTTCCCGTTGGGCCGCACGCTCACCGGCGCAAACTGGGCACCCGGCACACTGGTCGCCGCCAAGGAACGGGCCGTGGCGATGATCCCCGACGGCGTGTGCGTCGAGGCAGCCGACACGCTGGTGCCGCACCTGACCACCCGCACCTATGTGGGCATGCACGGGGACATCGGCACCGAGCTCTCCAACTGGATGATCATCGACTTCAACGAGCAGGAACTCGGCGGCTGGGATCCGCTGAGCCCGCCGCAGGCACTGGAACGCGCGCACGCCCTGGGATTCGAGGAAGTGGCTCCCCTCGACGAAGGGCTGCTGGTGTTGCACCGCGACATCCCCGTGGCGCCTGTCTGCTCGGAGTACCTGGGTCGCTAG
- a CDS encoding glycosyltransferase family 87 protein, with translation MQPVKNLFNAREATRPIIIGLLVLTAIGASIAVLTKQWCRSNGWPDAEQHLHLCYSDFTQLFGTRGMADKLFPYFTGLPAEQALEYPVLLAILAGLTALVIPGIGFSPERQLAYFDVNSAVSFICWAVVVVAVAYAARHRSRDAIMVALAPGIILTSQLNWDLLAVMLAMTGLLAFSRKHIVLAGVLLGLGAAAKLYPFFLFGAILVLCLRTGRMRHFWVSLASGAVAWLAVNVPFMLTAFDEWSRFYTFSGDRPAGNSSMWLAFVWTGMDGSTMSYLSNGLFGLACLGIAWLGLTATRRPRMAQLAFLIVAAFLLLGKVYSPQFVMWLIPLYVLARPKWREFLVWQGIEVFHWVFVWLWSAKWVSGLKYFGDSWTIEILYGLGIVAHMGMLVYLCVKIIGDIRNPERDVVRTEGLDDPLAGPLEGLEDRFVLGSKTANSR, from the coding sequence ATGCAACCGGTCAAGAACCTGTTCAACGCCCGTGAGGCCACGCGCCCGATCATCATCGGGCTGCTGGTGCTGACCGCGATCGGCGCGTCCATCGCCGTGCTGACCAAGCAGTGGTGCAGGAGCAACGGGTGGCCCGACGCGGAACAGCACCTGCACCTGTGCTATTCGGACTTCACCCAGCTCTTCGGCACCCGGGGGATGGCCGACAAGCTCTTCCCGTACTTCACCGGGCTGCCGGCCGAACAGGCGCTGGAATACCCGGTCCTGCTGGCCATCCTCGCCGGACTCACCGCGCTGGTGATCCCCGGCATCGGCTTCTCACCCGAGCGCCAACTGGCCTATTTCGACGTCAATTCCGCGGTGTCCTTCATCTGCTGGGCGGTCGTCGTGGTGGCCGTCGCCTACGCGGCGCGGCACCGCAGCCGGGACGCGATCATGGTGGCGCTGGCCCCCGGGATCATCCTCACGTCCCAGCTGAACTGGGACCTGTTGGCGGTGATGCTGGCGATGACGGGCCTGCTGGCCTTTTCCCGGAAGCACATTGTGTTGGCCGGGGTGTTGCTGGGCCTGGGCGCAGCGGCCAAGTTGTACCCGTTCTTCCTCTTTGGGGCGATCCTGGTGCTGTGCCTGCGCACCGGGCGGATGCGCCACTTCTGGGTGTCCCTGGCCTCCGGAGCGGTGGCCTGGCTGGCCGTCAACGTCCCGTTCATGCTCACCGCGTTCGACGAGTGGTCCCGCTTCTACACCTTCTCCGGGGACCGCCCGGCAGGCAACTCCTCGATGTGGCTCGCCTTCGTCTGGACCGGGATGGACGGCTCGACGATGTCCTACTTGTCCAACGGCCTCTTCGGACTGGCCTGCCTGGGCATCGCCTGGCTGGGGCTCACCGCCACGCGCCGCCCGCGCATGGCCCAGCTCGCGTTCCTGATCGTCGCCGCGTTCCTGCTGCTGGGCAAGGTCTACTCTCCGCAGTTCGTGATGTGGCTGATCCCGCTCTACGTGCTGGCACGGCCCAAGTGGCGCGAGTTCCTGGTGTGGCAGGGCATCGAGGTGTTCCACTGGGTCTTCGTGTGGCTCTGGAGCGCCAAGTGGGTCTCCGGGCTGAAGTACTTCGGGGATTCCTGGACGATCGAGATCCTCTACGGCCTGGGCATCGTCGCGCACATGGGCATGCTCGTCTACCTTTGCGTCAAGATCATCGGCGACATCCGGAACCCCGAGCGCGACGTGGTGCGCACCGAGGGTCTCGACGATCCGCTGGCAGGGCCGCTGGAAGGGCTTGAGGACAGGTTCGTGCTGGGGAGCAAGACCGCGAACAGCCGATGA
- the mptB gene encoding polyprenol phosphomannose-dependent alpha 1,6 mannosyltransferase MptB, with protein MSNPAGIPDFPDLRAGRRFAGTTRALEALRQRGSRIPLLGRLTGGGENSPDIAIAQGLLASIMVMAGSWGVGWIPSSQESLLARSKFLLPLRVEMLGVIICTLLLALGSMLLFRAWLRLRQRAGEPGTDPVASIAKSIWVWSIPLLFSFPILSKDVYSYLGQGRLMHAGLSPYTDWVSQLPGWFAQGSDSLWAESTSPYGPLFLMYARFVYFVSGGVPEYGVMLMRLVAVAGVALCAWAVVALARLTGRDAAWPLWISVANPLFLLNMVGGVHNDGLMIGATLLGFVLVARKRHLAGILAAAAAIAIKPIVVLVLPFLGLAMVARNARMGSKIRAWLYTGAVATAVMALLGEASGLWFGWIPAMAGAGSAAFPYAPVGLLGMLVGWLGSLAGGDLDFIAGIVFSVFRLASLAIVFWLAVRRPAGPPLLYAGYGLGAAVVLAPIIQPWYLLWLIPFFALSRRYPVNWERALYILCLLVLLSGVVDQLSIGQWFSLLWVRLFAAAICLAYMGYLVFIDPKTAAIFGADRRRPLLPGKK; from the coding sequence GTGAGCAACCCCGCCGGGATCCCGGATTTCCCCGACCTTCGAGCCGGCCGACGCTTCGCCGGCACCACCCGCGCCCTCGAGGCGTTGCGCCAGCGCGGTTCCCGCATCCCCTTGCTGGGCCGGCTGACTGGCGGCGGGGAGAACTCCCCGGACATCGCCATCGCCCAGGGCCTGCTGGCATCGATCATGGTGATGGCCGGGTCCTGGGGCGTGGGCTGGATCCCCAGCTCGCAGGAATCCCTGCTGGCCCGCTCCAAGTTCCTGCTTCCGCTGCGCGTGGAGATGCTCGGGGTCATCATTTGCACGCTGCTGCTGGCTTTGGGCTCGATGCTGCTCTTCCGCGCGTGGCTGCGGCTGCGCCAGCGCGCCGGAGAACCGGGCACCGACCCGGTGGCCTCGATCGCCAAGTCCATTTGGGTGTGGTCGATCCCGCTGCTCTTTTCCTTCCCGATCCTCTCCAAGGACGTCTACTCCTACCTGGGCCAGGGGAGGCTCATGCATGCAGGCCTCTCGCCCTACACCGACTGGGTCTCCCAGCTGCCGGGCTGGTTCGCGCAGGGCTCCGACTCCCTGTGGGCCGAATCCACCTCGCCCTACGGTCCGCTCTTCCTGATGTACGCGCGGTTTGTCTATTTCGTCTCCGGCGGCGTGCCCGAATACGGGGTCATGCTCATGCGCCTGGTGGCGGTGGCCGGGGTCGCGTTGTGCGCCTGGGCTGTGGTGGCCCTGGCCAGGCTCACCGGCCGGGATGCGGCATGGCCGCTGTGGATCTCCGTGGCCAACCCGCTGTTCCTGCTGAACATGGTCGGCGGGGTGCACAATGACGGGCTGATGATCGGCGCCACCTTGCTGGGCTTCGTGCTGGTGGCCCGCAAGCGCCACCTGGCCGGCATCCTGGCGGCCGCCGCGGCCATCGCCATCAAGCCCATCGTGGTGCTGGTCCTGCCCTTCCTGGGCCTGGCGATGGTGGCGCGCAACGCGCGAATGGGGAGCAAGATCCGCGCCTGGCTGTACACCGGGGCCGTTGCAACCGCGGTGATGGCACTGCTGGGCGAGGCCTCCGGGCTCTGGTTCGGGTGGATCCCGGCGATGGCAGGCGCCGGATCCGCGGCCTTCCCCTACGCCCCGGTCGGGCTGCTGGGCATGCTCGTCGGCTGGCTGGGCTCGCTGGCGGGCGGGGACCTGGACTTCATTGCCGGCATCGTGTTCTCGGTCTTCCGGCTTGCCTCCCTGGCCATCGTGTTCTGGCTGGCGGTCCGCCGCCCGGCCGGGCCGCCGCTGCTCTACGCCGGCTACGGGCTGGGCGCTGCGGTCGTGCTCGCGCCCATCATCCAGCCTTGGTACCTGCTCTGGCTGATCCCGTTCTTCGCCCTGAGCAGGCGATACCCGGTGAATTGGGAACGCGCCCTGTACATCCTGTGCCTGCTGGTGCTGCTCTCCGGGGTGGTGGACCAGCTGTCCATCGGCCAGTGGTTCTCCCTGCTCTGGGTGCGGCTCTTCGCCGCGGCCATCTGCCTGGCCTACATGGGCTACCTGGTGTTCATCGACCCCAAGACCGCGGCGATCTTCGGCGCGGACCGCCGCCGGCCGCTGCTGCCGGGCAAGAAATAG
- the mptB gene encoding polyprenol phosphomannose-dependent alpha 1,6 mannosyltransferase MptB, with protein sequence MKAVRSSAGTTSQAGRGPHLSPLIQGTIGSIMIMLGSFGVGWLASVSPLNRYPLLIAIRTDYWGVVAGTVVLTLGCWILFRAWLRLGQQLAGWPEGSLRTVKKAVWAWSVPMLMALPIFSRDVFAYIGQGRLVAAGQDPYVDGISTMNNWFQLGADITWAEDETPYGPLYLNVEFWVNQLVGTSPDLSVLIFRLVAFTGVILCMVYVPKIAALHKVSGAKATWISVANPLFLISFVASAHNDSLMIGLALAGTYYAATRRGVLGVVLIAASIGVKPITLVLLPFIGLLWAGPDAGWWKKIRYWAYTLLLVFVIMAVIGWANGYGFGWLKVMLGTGTGAVIFAPVGALNALLSGALSTMGVPSDWLLPALKLIGRLASVGLVLLLIFKGKSSHLIQRMALAFSALVVLSPIIQPWYILWLLPFFAITGIRDDWQLLWVYVTTAFFIAFGAADQLFIWQFLSDLDPWVKHLSTGISWAAMAYLAFVDPRTRKLFVATLPTRLGGGAGPLRTGRKRPGATANGLGPREDPEVPNP encoded by the coding sequence ATGAAAGCGGTGCGATCCTCCGCCGGGACCACTAGCCAGGCGGGTCGCGGGCCGCACCTGTCCCCGCTGATCCAAGGCACCATCGGCTCGATCATGATCATGCTGGGATCCTTCGGTGTCGGCTGGCTCGCCAGTGTCTCCCCGCTGAACCGCTACCCGCTGCTGATCGCGATCCGCACCGACTATTGGGGCGTGGTTGCCGGAACCGTGGTGCTGACCCTGGGGTGTTGGATCCTGTTCCGCGCCTGGCTGCGGCTGGGCCAGCAGCTGGCCGGCTGGCCGGAGGGCTCGCTGCGAACCGTGAAGAAGGCCGTGTGGGCCTGGAGCGTCCCGATGCTGATGGCGCTGCCCATCTTCTCCCGCGACGTCTTCGCCTACATTGGCCAGGGACGACTGGTGGCCGCGGGCCAGGACCCATACGTCGATGGCATCTCCACCATGAACAACTGGTTCCAACTCGGCGCCGACATCACCTGGGCCGAGGACGAAACGCCCTACGGCCCCCTCTACCTGAACGTGGAGTTCTGGGTGAACCAGCTGGTGGGCACGAGCCCGGACCTCTCGGTGCTGATCTTCCGCCTGGTCGCATTCACCGGGGTGATCCTGTGCATGGTCTACGTGCCCAAGATCGCGGCGCTGCACAAGGTCTCCGGTGCCAAGGCCACGTGGATCTCGGTGGCCAACCCGCTGTTCCTGATCAGCTTCGTCGCCAGCGCGCACAACGACTCGCTGATGATCGGCCTGGCCCTGGCCGGCACCTACTACGCGGCCACCCGCCGGGGCGTGCTCGGCGTGGTGCTCATTGCCGCATCCATCGGCGTCAAGCCCATCACCCTGGTCCTGTTGCCTTTCATTGGCCTGCTGTGGGCGGGTCCCGACGCCGGATGGTGGAAGAAAATCCGCTACTGGGCCTATACGCTGCTGCTTGTCTTCGTGATCATGGCCGTCATCGGTTGGGCCAACGGCTACGGCTTCGGCTGGCTCAAGGTCATGCTGGGCACCGGCACCGGTGCCGTCATCTTCGCCCCCGTGGGCGCGCTCAACGCCCTGCTCTCCGGGGCGCTGTCGACCATGGGCGTGCCCAGCGACTGGCTGCTGCCGGCACTGAAGCTCATCGGCCGGCTCGCCTCCGTGGGGCTGGTCCTGCTGCTGATCTTCAAGGGCAAGTCCTCGCACCTGATCCAGCGCATGGCCCTGGCCTTCTCCGCGCTGGTGGTGCTCTCTCCAATCATCCAGCCCTGGTACATCCTGTGGCTGCTGCCCTTCTTCGCCATCACCGGCATCCGCGACGACTGGCAACTGTTGTGGGTCTATGTCACCACCGCCTTCTTCATCGCCTTTGGCGCCGCGGACCAGCTATTCATCTGGCAGTTCCTCTCCGACCTGGACCCGTGGGTCAAGCACCTGTCCACCGGGATTTCCTGGGCCGCGATGGCGTACCTGGCGTTCGTGGACCCGCGGACCCGGAAGCTCTTTGTCGCGACGCTGCCGACCCGGTTGGGCGGAGGCGCCGGGCCGCTGCGCACCGGGCGCAAGAGACCCGGCGCCACGGCGAACGGTCTCGGGCCACGCGAGGATCCCGAGGTGCCCAACCCGTGA
- the orn gene encoding oligoribonuclease → MPISAEKIVWIDCEMTGLSLEHDALIEVAVLVTDSELNILGDGVDVVIRPPAAALEQMGDFVRNMHTASGLITELDAGLEMDAAQKLVMDYIRSHAPEPNKALLAGNSVGTDKNFLSRDMPEVTEHLHYRILDVSTIKELARRWYPRAFFQAPAKTGNHRALGDIRDSIEELKYYRATVMVPAPGPDSASAKAAAARIIAQRPAD, encoded by the coding sequence GTGCCTATATCAGCTGAAAAAATTGTATGGATCGATTGCGAGATGACGGGCCTGAGCCTGGAACATGACGCGTTGATCGAAGTTGCGGTCCTGGTGACGGACTCCGAGCTCAACATCCTGGGTGACGGGGTCGACGTGGTGATCAGGCCCCCCGCCGCCGCCCTGGAGCAAATGGGCGACTTCGTGCGCAACATGCATACAGCCAGCGGGCTGATCACCGAGCTGGACGCCGGCTTGGAGATGGACGCGGCGCAGAAGCTGGTCATGGACTACATCCGTTCCCACGCCCCGGAGCCCAACAAGGCACTGCTCGCCGGAAACTCCGTGGGCACCGATAAGAATTTCCTCTCCCGGGACATGCCCGAGGTCACCGAACACCTGCACTACCGGATCCTGGACGTGTCCACGATCAAGGAGCTGGCCCGCCGCTGGTACCCGCGCGCGTTCTTCCAGGCACCAGCCAAGACCGGCAACCACCGGGCCTTGGGCGACATCCGGGACTCCATCGAGGAATTGAAGTACTACCGGGCCACCGTCATGGTCCCAGCTCCGGGGCCGGATTCGGCGTCGGCGAAGGCCGCAGCGGCCCGGATCATCGCGCAAAGACCGGCTGATTAG
- the def gene encoding peptide deformylase, which yields MSIRPVTIYGEPVLHTRAQEVTEFNDELRELITDMYDTMDAANGVGLAAPQIGVGLRIFTYAYENDDGAPSRGVVVNPRLTLSKVSQANPDPEEEIEGCLSAPALNFPLKRADYARVEGFDGDGNAISFEATDWFARIMQHEYDHLDGYLYVDKLNDKWARRWKKAKKSLGWGVPNLTWMPGTDEDPFGH from the coding sequence TTGAGTATTCGTCCGGTCACCATTTACGGCGAGCCCGTGCTGCACACGCGCGCGCAGGAAGTCACCGAGTTCAACGACGAATTGCGCGAACTCATCACCGACATGTACGACACCATGGATGCGGCCAACGGCGTGGGCCTGGCTGCCCCGCAGATCGGCGTGGGCCTGCGCATCTTCACCTACGCGTACGAGAACGATGACGGCGCTCCGTCCCGCGGCGTGGTGGTCAACCCGCGCCTGACCCTCTCAAAGGTCTCGCAGGCCAACCCGGATCCGGAAGAAGAGATCGAGGGGTGCCTCTCGGCCCCCGCGCTGAACTTCCCGCTCAAGCGCGCCGATTACGCCCGGGTCGAGGGATTTGACGGCGACGGGAACGCGATCTCCTTCGAGGCTACGGACTGGTTCGCCCGCATCATGCAGCATGAATACGACCACCTTGACGGCTACCTCTACGTCGACAAGCTCAACGACAAGTGGGCGCGGCGCTGGAAGAAGGCCAAGAAGTCACTGGGCTGGGGCGTGCCCAACCTGACGTGGATGCCGGGAACCGACGAGGATCCCTTCGGCCACTGA
- a CDS encoding glyceraldehyde-3-phosphate dehydrogenase has translation MTQQSVEALQEWSGREELAEAMIPLIGRLYRNNNVVTSIYGRKLINQSAINILKAHRVVRRIEGEELPLEQTMPLLQAIETLDLGAVAIDLGRLNKKFTESGSTDLTAFLTEELGEKVGKSGATDAEPTDVVLYGFGRIGRLLARILIERGGYGLRLRAIVVRKGSDDDIVKRASLLRRDSVHGPFDGSITVDEENNTILANGTLIQVIYSNDPTTVDYTEFGIDNAIVVDNTGRWRDEAGLSQHLQAKGVSRVLLTAPGKGNLKNIVHGINHKDITAEDKIVTAASCTTNAITPVLKALNDRFGVIHGHVETVHSFTNDQNLIDNFHKGERRGRSAALNMVITETGAAKAVAKALPELEGKLTGNAIRVPTPDVSMAILNLNLETETTKEELNTYLREASLGAELHKQIDFIDSPEVVSSDFVGSRRAGIVDGLATIATGKNAVVYVWYDNEFGYSCQVVRVLETMAGTHPLAVPAMAVTEPAAV, from the coding sequence GTGACCCAGCAGTCTGTCGAAGCCCTACAGGAATGGAGCGGGCGCGAAGAGCTCGCCGAGGCCATGATCCCGTTGATCGGGCGCCTGTACCGCAACAACAACGTGGTGACCTCCATTTATGGCCGCAAGCTGATCAACCAGTCGGCCATCAACATCCTCAAGGCACACCGCGTGGTCCGCCGCATCGAAGGCGAGGAGCTGCCCCTTGAGCAGACCATGCCGCTGCTGCAGGCCATCGAAACGCTGGACCTCGGGGCCGTCGCCATCGATCTGGGACGCCTGAACAAGAAGTTCACCGAATCCGGCTCCACCGATCTCACCGCTTTCCTCACCGAGGAACTGGGCGAGAAGGTCGGCAAGTCCGGCGCCACCGACGCCGAGCCCACCGACGTGGTCCTCTACGGTTTTGGCCGCATCGGCCGTCTGCTGGCCCGCATCCTCATCGAACGCGGCGGCTACGGGTTGCGCCTGCGCGCCATCGTTGTCCGCAAGGGCTCGGACGACGACATCGTCAAGCGCGCCTCGCTGCTGCGCCGCGACTCCGTCCACGGTCCGTTCGACGGCTCGATCACCGTGGATGAGGAGAACAACACCATCCTCGCCAACGGAACCCTGATCCAGGTCATCTACTCGAATGACCCGACCACCGTCGACTACACCGAATTCGGCATCGACAACGCCATCGTGGTGGACAACACCGGTCGCTGGCGCGACGAGGCAGGCCTCTCCCAGCACCTGCAGGCCAAAGGCGTTTCCCGCGTACTGCTGACCGCACCGGGCAAGGGCAACCTGAAGAACATCGTCCACGGCATCAACCACAAGGACATCACCGCCGAGGACAAGATCGTCACCGCCGCATCGTGCACCACCAATGCGATCACCCCGGTGCTCAAGGCCCTGAACGACCGCTTCGGCGTCATCCACGGCCACGTCGAGACGGTCCACTCGTTCACCAACGACCAGAACCTCATTGACAACTTCCACAAGGGCGAGCGTCGCGGCCGTTCGGCGGCGCTGAACATGGTCATCACCGAGACCGGTGCAGCCAAGGCCGTGGCCAAGGCCCTTCCGGAGCTCGAGGGTAAGCTGACTGGCAACGCCATCCGCGTTCCCACCCCCGATGTCTCGATGGCGATCCTGAACCTCAACCTTGAGACGGAGACGACCAAGGAAGAGCTCAACACCTACCTGCGCGAGGCATCCCTGGGAGCCGAGCTGCACAAGCAGATCGACTTCATCGATTCACCCGAGGTCGTCTCCTCCGACTTCGTCGGCTCGCGCCGCGCCGGCATCGTCGACGGCCTGGCAACCATCGCCACCGGCAAGAACGCCGTTGTCTACGTCTGGTACGACAACGAGTTCGGTTACTCCTGCCAAGTGGTCCGCGTCCTTGAAACCATGGCCGGCACGCACCCGCTGGCGGTTCCGGCCATGGCCGTGACCGAGCCTGCAGCGGTCTAG
- a CDS encoding alpha/beta hydrolase family protein produces MDPAIVQSDKRIAPLATPIEVSCSDGQILYGHVFEPNGRAPDTSDTVPVKGIVVIACATGVTARYYRRYAAFLAEHGFSAITFDYRGIGASAPGSLRGFRARWHDWGLYDIDAVLGWARNHHVHLPLHFVGHSFGGFGVGLAPESRHLTRILTVGAQHAHWRDYATGHRARFIARWHLVMPMLTLASGFFPGKRSGWLEDLPRGVALDWARGRKDFTLNAPPALRNRLRASQRGLQAPILAVATTDDPYASAPAIARTLAYTPHAPSTTRFLEPGAYGQKGIGHFGLFHDMHKSTFWQQTLVWLEHGVDPWATKATPYRSPGRTPASETPKSQ; encoded by the coding sequence ATGGACCCCGCGATAGTACAAAGCGATAAACGAATCGCGCCGCTGGCCACCCCCATCGAAGTCTCGTGCAGCGACGGGCAGATCCTGTACGGACACGTATTTGAACCGAACGGACGGGCCCCCGACACCTCGGACACGGTTCCGGTCAAGGGCATCGTGGTCATTGCCTGCGCTACCGGCGTGACGGCGCGATACTACCGCCGCTACGCCGCCTTTCTGGCGGAGCACGGCTTCAGCGCCATCACCTTCGACTACCGCGGGATCGGCGCCTCCGCACCCGGGTCGCTGCGCGGATTCCGGGCGCGATGGCATGACTGGGGCCTTTATGACATCGATGCGGTCCTCGGCTGGGCCCGGAACCACCACGTGCATCTGCCCCTGCACTTCGTGGGCCACAGCTTTGGCGGGTTCGGCGTCGGGCTTGCGCCCGAATCCCGCCACCTCACCCGCATCCTGACCGTCGGTGCGCAGCATGCACACTGGCGTGACTACGCGACGGGCCACCGCGCACGATTCATCGCCCGATGGCACCTGGTCATGCCGATGTTGACATTGGCCAGCGGATTCTTCCCGGGCAAGCGCAGCGGATGGCTCGAGGACCTGCCCCGGGGAGTCGCACTGGACTGGGCACGCGGCCGCAAGGACTTCACGTTGAATGCACCGCCCGCCTTGCGCAATAGACTCCGCGCCTCCCAACGTGGATTACAGGCACCCATCCTCGCGGTCGCCACCACCGACGACCCGTACGCCTCCGCGCCGGCGATCGCCCGCACCCTGGCCTACACACCGCACGCGCCGTCCACCACACGTTTCCTGGAACCGGGAGCCTACGGCCAGAAGGGCATCGGGCACTTCGGGCTTTTTCACGACATGCACAAGTCCACGTTCTGGCAGCAGACCTTGGTTTGGCTCGAGCACGGCGTTGATCCATGGGCCACGAAGGCGACTCCGTACCGGAGCCCAGGACGCACCCCGGCGTCCGAGACCCCGAAGAGCCAGTAG
- a CDS encoding YaaA family protein, with amino-acid sequence MLILLPPSEGKEPAGNGDPFDPDALQFPELKPHRHQLLAALAEVSRADDALEVLGVGKSLVAEVTRNIELHTEPAAAAHTVYTGVLFEALGYERLDAAARERADASILVISALWGAVGFADRIPAYRLSMSVKLPEIGKLAGWWKPKLTPVLNARAGDDLVVDCRSSTYAAAWVPPASNSVSVSVFQLRGGVRKVVSHFAKHTRGELASHLLTRGAEVATPTELLEAARERWEAELVPGTSRKAHQLNIILPEDHAFRAVGN; translated from the coding sequence GTGTTGATTTTGCTTCCGCCCTCCGAGGGCAAAGAACCCGCCGGCAACGGCGACCCCTTTGATCCCGATGCCCTTCAGTTCCCGGAGCTGAAGCCGCATCGCCACCAGCTGTTGGCTGCCCTGGCCGAGGTTTCCCGTGCCGATGACGCGCTCGAGGTGCTCGGCGTGGGCAAGTCGCTGGTCGCCGAAGTCACGCGCAACATCGAATTGCACACGGAACCCGCGGCTGCCGCACACACCGTATACACCGGCGTGCTTTTTGAGGCGCTGGGCTATGAACGACTGGACGCCGCGGCGCGTGAGCGAGCTGATGCGAGCATCCTGGTGATCTCCGCGCTCTGGGGAGCCGTGGGTTTTGCCGACCGGATCCCGGCGTACAGGTTGTCCATGTCGGTGAAGCTGCCCGAGATCGGCAAGCTTGCCGGTTGGTGGAAGCCGAAGCTGACGCCGGTCCTCAACGCGCGGGCCGGCGACGACTTGGTTGTTGATTGCCGTTCCAGCACTTATGCCGCGGCGTGGGTGCCGCCGGCTTCAAACTCCGTGAGCGTCTCGGTGTTCCAGTTGCGCGGGGGCGTGCGCAAGGTTGTTTCGCACTTCGCCAAGCACACCCGTGGCGAACTGGCATCGCATCTGCTCACCCGAGGGGCCGAGGTCGCGACGCCTACGGAATTGCTGGAGGCCGCACGCGAACGCTGGGAAGCCGAGCTGGTGCCCGGCACCTCACGCAAGGCGCACCAGCTAAACATCATCCTGCCGGAGGACCACGCCTTCAGGGCCGTCGGAAACTAG